The following is a genomic window from Lactococcus carnosus.
TACAGCCAGACTGCTACAGCTACTCCTATCACGGACCTTTAAAACGTCTACTGTAGCGCTTGTGACAACAGATGGCTTTCTATATCCTAAGGAAACCCTATCAGAGAGAGGTATCCTTGATCGAAAAGGCTTCCCTGAATCTTATGACATGGAAAGCTTAATCAGTTTTCTACTTGCAATCAAGTCTGGAAAAGATGTTAGTATCCCCGTTTATTCTCATGAGACCTATGATATCTTGCCTGAAAAAGAATTGGTTAACGCACCAGATATCCTAATCGTTGAAGGGATTAATGTCTTCCAAAGTGGTGCAAACAAACAACTTTATATCAATGACTTTTTCGATTTCTCCATTTACGTTGATGCTAAAGAACAGAACATCGAACGCTGGTATCTGGAACGGTTTAAAACATTCCTAGACCTAGCGAAACAAAATCCAAGTAACTACTATCATCAATTTACCTCGCTACCGGCTGATGAAACACTAAAAATAGCACGTGATACCTGGAAAAAAGTGAATTTAGTTAACCTGAGAGACTATATAGAACCCACACGTAGTCGCGCTGAGGTGATTCTACATAAGGATAAGACCCACAAGATTGATAAAATATATTTGAAGAAATATTAAAAAAAGTTCGCGAAAATGATCACCCCACATCAAGACAT
Proteins encoded in this region:
- the coaA gene encoding type I pantothenate kinase, encoding METELINYEKITRRIWQNLYKKSLPALTEKELDNIKSINDEISLQDVNDVYLPLVQLIRIYKKTMRDLNFSKGLFLQKITENQPFIIGISGSVAVGKSTTARLLQLLLSRTFKTSTVALVTTDGFLYPKETLSERGILDRKGFPESYDMESLISFLLAIKSGKDVSIPVYSHETYDILPEKELVNAPDILIVEGINVFQSGANKQLYINDFFDFSIYVDAKEQNIERWYLERFKTFLDLAKQNPSNYYHQFTSLPADETLKIARDTWKKVNLVNLRDYIEPTRSRAEVILHKDKTHKIDKIYLKKY